aaatccggggcgggtcctgtcatcggcggtgcaaccaccacaactaccatcggccaaaactcaacaccacaacaatcaagccaaccagaaatgttcatcatgatgagtagagcaactttcatacctggagctaagcctggttcggcctagatcgtcctagatcaagcttgcaagatcggccaatcgcagccgtctgatcaaaccccagattcgttgtgcaccgtagattttcaaacctagatcTTCCACTACACACGCAAAATCGTCCTACAAGGTggttatgaggatgatcagaaggaggaggagattccgaaACTGAGAACGATCTGCCGAGGAGTCGCCGGAAACTGAGAAAATCCGACAGGATCCGACTACGTCTACTGTAGCTCCTCCGATCTCCACTTTCCGATGGTCTCCGTCGCCGTCAAGCACCAGAGGGAGGACGGCGAGATGGTGGCGATCACGTCTGCGTTGGTTTCGTCGCCGGCGGACGTCGGGAACGGCTgaaaaagtcgggtcgggtcaccgggtttcggtcgggtcaccgggtttgggtcgggtcgcacggaggctgaggagagagaacggagagaaaagggtttccgaaaaaggaaatatgaaaattatgaaattattttcggaaattccctatttataccaaaatggaaacttcttccaatggccataacttcttcatacgaactccgattctcgcgttccacatgtccacgaacttgtatcgacgcgctctacaactttcgtgaaggaagttttcggagaatcccaacgtataaaaagtcaaccttaggcAACCCccttaaaaccatattcttcaattaattattcgctcgaaacacttccgctccatccacgagccacgaaaccatccaataaccataatttagattccggaaaatcctcggaaaataaatacgaatttccggggcatcacatgaTCTACTACTGTATAGGTGTGTTGAAGAGAGCAGCTCAAGTAACAATATATATACCGTAATTCCCCCCTCGCCCCAAATTTTCCATCCTGATTCTGCTCTTTTAAGACTTTGATAAATCACTTTACCATTTTAGATATACGAAACCGATTGAAGCTTGCACTTTGCAAAGCTTCCCTAAATAGCTATTCCTGTAAGAGCAAGTGCAACGGTTGCTCTTTGACCGGGCACCAGCTCAGATTTGATGAGGTATTGCCCAGCTGAAGAAAATTTCACCTTCCACCGGCTCAAGCTTCCCCAGCCATGGGTTGGCTTTGCATGACCAAGGTCAAAAAAAAGGGCAAGGCAATGACTTTTTCTTGCCCAAAGTCATGGAGCTGCTAGCACTGCCCACTGGAGAACGTGGGTGACATCAGGAAGAAACACAAAGAGACAGACGCGGCTTAATCCAAGGGTGGAAGACACGGACCAATCCAGAAGCGCCATGTGGCTGACCTACAGCAGGATTTTGTCTTGTAGCGAATTGAGTGGGCAGCAGGACACTTGGCATCGAACCGTTGGCTTCTTAAGTGATTTTGATTCCAACGGTCCTTTAATCTGGGCTGTTGGTTTCAATTGAAACAGTGATCCAACGGTAATGAAGgaatagtgaaaaaaaaaaaggtgattcaACGGAAAGAaacgagaagaaaaaaaatgtaaaaatttctctataaatacctacaaatttttgtaacatctcacacccaaaaaattatatttcatagttacaccttcctcctcttcatatagctctGATTTTCCAAATTTGTTTATATCCAATATGGCCGAACAACCAAGAAACACACGTACAGTGGCTGGACAAGAgggagatcaaagtgaagataccgaagagaaaaggagatggacggatgaggaagatgttcaattgtgcaagtcttggaaagcTGTAAGCCAATGTCCGGCTAtgggcacaaatcagaaaaaaaacgACATATGGTTGCGCGTGAAGCGACACTCTGACGCAAATTAGTCCAAGAGCCGATCAACCCAATCTTTGcagggaaggtggaaaattttgaagattgaactctttgagtggcattgtgcattaaggcaagcgaaaaattggtacaagagcggttcgaatgcggttgatgaggtatgtattAGGGTTTAGGtatgtatttgttgataaatcatttaatttgttgatacattctAGTAAAATATTgcatgataaataatgtagtaattataatatcgttttaattgtagtaattacttttcgttacaattaaaataattagttgataaataatgatgtaattacaatgatgtttatatttgtacttattgatttttaacTCAAAACGGTGAGATaatttcttattaaaattatgacctttataataGATGACCCTTCATAATagcgtttatatttgtactaattgcattttttattgttttttttttaattacgtagcaagatgaagcacataaattgtggcatgccgggatgaagagaaaaactggGAAGGCCAAAAAAcacaattttcagagctttgatagttacgctgttgtggagggctttgcacaatttaaagacatccctagccatacatccggaggaacatcaaatgaaggaaatcaaCATACGCGCACACAACCAATTCCTAGAAATTctcccatcaacttggacatggatgtagatgaggtaattgcaggtgaaactgcagatcctaatgtgaggcctcaaggaaggaaggctccaaaagaagcaatacggaaaggaaagaaggcagcgaaagatcaaagtcctttgtcaagcactctcgagagtatagcgaacaaccaaatagaggcaaccgcgggcaagaaaaaactcgatgacgaattcgctcgaagtctccaagaggaagagaaaagagcatgtatcctcttgcaaatcgaaatgcgaaaagagcaactcctatttCAAGAAAGGCAAGATCGAATTAAAGAGACGGAAGAGCgaaataaagagagggaagagcatattatggagattgatacaagtaaaatgacgccaaataaaaagcgttattggtcaagaaaacaaaagaagatagcggagaaagaagatcttGACGAGCAGCcgccaccttctatgggtggatactatccgcaacccaattttggtggtgcatacccacaacctccttaccccggtgcatacccacaatcACCTTGCCCcgatggattcccacaacctcctttaaccggtggattcccaccacctcccttcaccggtggattcccacaaccctcTTACCcccggtggatactatccgcaaccaccttaccctgggggatatcctacacaaccacaattttcacTTTTCTCTACGGgtgattccaccaaccctaaccctaatgatgACCCTTCAAATGcaaattggattcctagagaggatgaggattatgattatgatttgaataattaggtgattatggatgttgttaattatattgtacttattcctagtttttcatttatgtaagcataaattttatgaaataaaagttgTGTTTGAAAATTCCTCTTATTAAAGCACACACCCTATATTCaaaatagtaaattgcataaatctccattattatcatctatttacatcaaatatattctaattttaaattttttttaaaaaaataaaatttaatgaaCAGTGAAAAATAAGTACACAGTAAAAATGAGCAGTTAAAACACTAAATGAACAGTGGAAAATAAATAGTTAAAattgatgaacagtgaaaatATGAATAGTCTTAACCGGTCAAGAAAAACAAtgggtgtaaacccatgtccagtggcagtgaacagtatcttgactggtcgaattcttgacttctcgaccttgacatttcttgactacgggtgaacttgctctaatggTTGGTTCAAAGACATGGTCAAATGGTTAAACCGTCAATCAAATAGGTATGTAAGAGGAATGGGCTAGCACATGCATGTTTCTTCTCTAACTTTAACAATgcaaaattttatatttatttctgtCTGATTTACGGAAATAAACGAGCAAAAGATATAAGAGGAAACACAAGGTAATACCAATTATTGAATGTCACATCACTAGCTAGAGCTAGGGCTAGGGCACTGACTTGACATTTGTCTCAGATCACACAAAAGAATGTATATTTCAACCAATTACGGAAGCCGTTGGAATACTTCAGGTATAAGTTACGCCTCAGTCATACTAACATACGTAGCACATGGATATCCACATAATTTTTTTAAGTCGAGACAATATGTAATGTCACAATGACGGACGCTATTCGATAAAAGTTATAGTCGTTGTGGTAAAAAATACTAGGAGTTTGTAGACTATTCACTTTGTTGTAGTGTAATTATTTCTGATCTCGATATAATCAGCATCCTTTGTGGCGAGGAATCAAACTATCAAAGTACCTTTTTCTCTTCTATCAAAACTGGGATTCTCTCTCTCGTCTCTTATCGCCAGTTCTTCCTCTCCCCTTCCACCACCATGTTTCAAATATATGGAAATGAAGCTTATAAGCTGATGATGAATAAAATTGGAAGTCTAAATGGAAGCCAATAGCAGCAATAAATTTTAAGAATCCCACTGAAAGATTAATTCTTCCTTTGTAGTTGATCAACTAtagttttaaacttttaatttcTTCAGTTCTACTTGGAAGAGTTTGATTTTGCAACAGAAATCAAGGGAACATAGAGAGAAATGATGATATTAGTGTGTACTAGACTCAAAACGTTGTAAAGCCTTTCTGGAATTCATCGAGTTTTCCTGCCTCTCGAAGCTGTTCTTTGAGGGATGTGGTTTGTGGTTGATGAGAGGCCAACGACGAATTGAAGTAGCCCAACAACTGTGACGTGAGAGGAGCAAATGTGGTGAAATTTTATTTACGCGTGTTACTGTGTCCTCTGTGGCGTAATCTACGTCTGGAGTATTTCACCACTTTGCTTAACCACCTCATAATCTTTTTGACCAAAAACAAATTTGTACAGATAATTCTCGAAGAAAATCGACATTTCGGTGGCCAAACGGCTTCTGATAACTAAATCAAAGTATAGCTTTAGCAAGTTTAGTTAAACATGACCTCATGGGTTGAAAGGGGTGTCCAATTATTTTGATCTATTCTGCCAGCTAGAAGTAGGGATGGGAAGCTCTCGAATGGTGCCAACAAACCTACTAAAAATCCCACATCAGAGATGGCTGAAAAAGCTAACAGATAGTTGAGTGAGTTTGCATAGCGAAAAAAGATATCTGCATTAACTTGCTCTGCAATTATAACGATTTACGTATTTCTTTCTTTGGTAAATATATAGGTTTACTTTAGTTGACAGAATATACAATAATTATAGAGATATAAAATGAATTTGGGGAGATAAATCAAATACAGAAAGGATTTAGTTTACTACAAGATGCATGACAACATGCAATATCAGTGAAAACTACAGGATTTTCCAATCAAAACCTGTGAACTCCATTGCAAAATTAGCTCCTGAAATTAGCAACAGCTTATTATGGGGACTAAGAAAGATTAACAGCTGCCCTTACTGCACAATCACTCGCTTAGCACCATCCAATGTGTTCTTGAGAAGCATTGCAACAGTCATCGGGCCAACTCCACCAGGAACCGGAGTTATCCATCCAGCTACCTTACATGCTTCCTGGAAATCTACATCCCCGACCAATCTATAACCTGACTTTCTACTGGAGTCATCTACAGCATTTGTGCCAACATCTATAACTGCAGCACCTGGCTTTATCCAACTACCCTTGATCTGCAGCAATTCAGTTATTGATTTGATTAACAAACGAGATGTATACAGAAATAATCAATTAAAAAATGATGTCATTCTTTCCATTGAACCAATCAGCTTACTAAAAGAGCTATTTTATAAGCATCATATGGATTGTTCTACAACTCACATGTGATAGTCAACTATGGAAGTATCAGGGCCAAGAAATGTCCTTTTTCTTTCACGTTGGAATGGTATGAAACAACAACTGATCCTATTcttattttcatttggtttctcTTCTTTAATATTTTAAGATGTTTTATTTAACCATGGATACTGTTCTGTGCTAGTATGAGTTTAACCACTATTAATTACTTTTAACTAGATCTAGAAAGAGCAGTACATTTTCCAAGCCATACAAGTATTAAACTAGATAACAGCGACATGTAATAAGACTACTGTGCCTACCATCATTGCCTGTCCTGCTGCAGCAATAACAATGTCCGCTTCACGAATGATACTCTCTGGATCAGGAGTGTTGGAATGAACCACGGTAACAGTAGCATTGGCTTTCAAAAGCAGCAATGAAACTGGCAATCCAACTATGTTACTTCTTCCCACCACGACTGCCCTTTTTCCCGTTATGCTTATACCACTCCGCGACAGAAGTTCAAGACAGCCCTGTGGAGAAAAACAACAAGACAGCTATTTAATACATCAATAACTTTTCAGAGTTCCATATGAAAACTTCTCGGACAATCTGGATTGCTAGTTTAACAGAATACTCAAAACAATGAGAACATGATTGTGTGCATCTACAGATATCTGTGTTTGAATACATTACTCGAGTGTCTTGCCTTGGGAGTGCAAGGGAGGAATAAAGGTTCTCTGCCTTTCATTGCAAGTTTGCCGATGTTGAGAGGATGAAACCCATCTACATCCTTCTCGATGCTGATTTCACTTAACACTTTCTCTTCATTAATATGCCTTGGCAATGGAAGCTGAACAAGTATGCCTGtgtgaaaaataaaatccaCCTTACCAACAAATGCAAATTTAGCACATAAAAATAGTTTCAGATTCCAATatgaaaaaaagtaaaaagtttGCAATTTATTATCTCAGTTTAAATAGAAAATCATCATAAGTAACCAACCATGTACATCAGGATTCGCATTTAATTCGTGAACTTTGGCTATGAGATCATCTAGGAACACATTCTCAGGGAGATCTATGTCGACAGATTTAATGCCAACTTCAGCGCATGCCTTTCGCTTCATGCTGACATAGCTTTGGGAGTCCTTCCTGCTCCCCACAATCACTACTGCCAGTCCAGGGACCTAAACAATTGAATAACTGCATTGTCATAATTCATCCACTATGTAAACTTAAAATATTCAGGTAGAGCAAACCTTGCCATATTTCTGAGAGAGATGGCGAACTTCCTCAGCAATTTCAGATCGGATGGCCTGTGCTATGGCTTTGCCATCAATTATCTTAGCCTGGTGATCTGATTGTGACGCCATTGATCAACCACTCTCTTGGTCTATGGGGGTTTCTCACTTTTGATAAGCAGCTCCAAGCTCAGTGTGCTCTGCAATCCACCACAACCAATTGCCAGCATATAAACATACTATTCATTTCTTCACATGTGCTGAGGTTAAACAAAGTAGCTTTAGAGATGGTTTCTAGTTTCTTGTAGAAAGAGTGATAATCTTACCAAGAGCACAACCTTAATTAAAGCTTTCATTTTCCATTGTCGAAGCCAAATGGAATAAGAAAAAGAATTGCACTACAACAACAGCTGCAATTCTATTTTCCTAGTTATCATTTGAACATGTGCAGCTGAGTTTAATCATAATATCAATATCCTGTTGCTTAATTTCCTCCAAGAAATGCAACCATTTTCCTTTCCCACAAGCTAATCAATGATTCTATCAACCTAAAAGAAAAGACCCAAAAACCAAAATGCAAGCTTTGCCCGAATCTCACCCAAATCCTAGCTAGAAGCAAAATACGTAAGACCCCGTTTGGAAAAATGACtcggattttgattttgattctacATATGAGGTATTTAAAATCTTGATTTTCATTCACTACTCAAATCCTTTGTAACACAGATTTCCAATTGCCACTGAATCCAGATTTAGTATAATCCAAAGATGCATAATATCCACATCCAATTGTACTCCAATTGTACTAGGATCGACTCTAAATTGGTTCAGCCTTGCTCTTCCCTAACAGaaagagaataaaaaataaaaaagaatgaaactttgtggtaaataaaaagaaaagcacGAAACTTGGTACCTCTGGCGATTGGCGAAGTTATAGGTGAGTGAGTGGTATCGTTGCAGTTGAACAGTGGTTATTGGAGTGGAGAGGAAACGAGGTTACGAGGGTGAGATAGAAGGTGAGGGGTCAATTAGGGATTTTgcccataaattttttttatctctttatttttatataatttattgGGATCATTTTTGTCGATGAGcaacaacaaagaaaaccaaagttCCAGGCATCAGGTCAACACGACaaaaaatataaggaaaatCGTCCAAATAGCGTCTGAACTTtttcagactattaattttcatacctatactttgaaaaacatcaaaatggtacctgacgatTTAAGCCTGACCCAATTTACGCACCTAGCAATAGTAAAGCCGTCAACTCCGTTaaattttgaggggtaaaaGCGGTACTTCACATATTCAAGGTATAAATTTTGAGTTAGCATTACAAGCAATTGCTTTTAATACATTTTCGAAGATGAGTCATGTTTAGTAGTGTAAATTTTTTAGCTATGCTCTTGATTTTCTGTTGTATAAGTTCAGTTTTGAGGAATTATATTGGTGCTATTATTCAATTAGCCATATTTGATTGTGTGTGATTGATTTCTTATTATAGTTTGCATAGTTGTGGCTTTTGAGTTTTCAGAGGGGAGaaaggaagaaacagaagaaaaagggGGAGACAGGCAGGACAGAAGAGACAGAGAAATCCAAAAGAGGAGAAGAACTGcaaacaaataaacaacatATTGGTATAAAAAAATCGACCCAAACCTACCTTTAAATCTCTGAACCTAGAAATGAACAAAGACATAGCTGCTTATGATTCTTAAGCAAGTCCCCACTCCCTTAATATGTACAACTTCTAGATTAAGCACACactacataaataaataaaaaaccaaattcaaTCTGTGAACAATTCAATCAAAACATTTCAACCTTAAGAAGCAAAATCACAACCCAAATTTTCACCCTTGTTAATGGCTGTGATTTGAATTTAGATTTCCTCATCTATACACGAACTGAGAAACGCTCCCACTCTTTTTCAACCTATAACCAACCATCAAAAAATTGTTTACAAAAAAAGCTACAATcagagaagaagaaaccaaa
Above is a genomic segment from Rosa chinensis cultivar Old Blush chromosome 3, RchiOBHm-V2, whole genome shotgun sequence containing:
- the LOC112195271 gene encoding bifunctional protein FolD 2, whose amino-acid sequence is MASQSDHQAKIIDGKAIAQAIRSEIAEEVRHLSQKYGKVPGLAVVIVGSRKDSQSYVSMKRKACAEVGIKSVDIDLPENVFLDDLIAKVHELNANPDVHGILVQLPLPRHINEEKVLSEISIEKDVDGFHPLNIGKLAMKGREPLFLPCTPKGCLELLSRSGISITGKRAVVVGRSNIVGLPVSLLLLKANATVTVVHSNTPDPESIIREADIVIAAAGQAMMIKGSWIKPGAAVIDVGTNAVDDSSRKSGYRLVGDVDFQEACKVAGWITPVPGGVGPMTVAMLLKNTLDGAKRVIVQ